The Theileria equi strain WA chromosome 2 map unlocalized gcontig_1105316255037, whole genome shotgun sequence genomic sequence TGTCATTTGCAAATGAAACCAATGGATCTTGAATATAAAGGTTAATGATTTACAGTAACCAGTTACATTATGACAGGGCCTAGGAATAAGGGATATTCCCTCCGAATATCACTTGTAGAATGTTTAAAATACACACGAATTAAAGTGTTGGTGATGGCCTTTTGAGAGGTAACAGAAATAGGGAATGTGGGACTTCATTGGAGCCCAGAGAATTGACTTCACTTCAAACTCATTTTATTTATAGTTTGCCAGTTAAAATTAGATTCATGACAATATTTTCGCTCTTTGGTGTCGCATCTTAGCATAAGATTTGCAGAGGGAGATTATGCCTTGGCGCACACTTGCAATGGTTAGAATTGCGAATTCCTCATTGTATGCATATGAAGACTTCCAATTTACATATTGTATAAAATCATCTTCGTTTTATAAAGATACTCGTTTGCTTATCTTTACGTATCGGCTCATTGCTGCATCTATTTAAACAGCAGTTACCGTTCCACTTATGTGCCTTTTAGAACTAAAATTTAATTTTTAATTGTGTGCTTTGTTCCGTTTCTTCCTTTGTTCTGATTTTAGCTTCCATACTACTTTTTGCACCTATACGCCTTCCGTTGCTCTTTGCAACAGAGGTTTGCGCAGCCAATGGAATCACAATTACTGAAACAATAAATCAAACTAATGGCGTGAGTTGCTGGTGAATATTATCGAGTGCGCAACTTCCCAATCTAATTACTGTCATTTACCGTGACTAGGACCAGGCACGAATTAGAATCTTATCGTTGACGGAAGGTCGATTCATGATGTGGAACCTAATGCATATATCTTATAAATGACTATAGAAAGTCAGCAGCTCGATGTGTTGGCATTTTATGACGATTTATCGCGTTACTATTGCTCTATTTCCTGCTTCGTTCGTTGTTCTTAATTATAGAGTTTTCTCTTAACGCAGAACTCTATCACATGCTTTTAAGAAGTTTACGTATCACAAAGGTTAAAAATATTGTATGATAATCTCAGGTCGCtataaagatgaatgaTCATATTGACGACCATGTTCTGgcaaaatttaaaattctccaaaagCTCGGTAAAGGAGCTTACGGTATAGTATGGAAAGCCGTAGATTTACGGACAAATGAAGTGATTGCATTGAAGAAGATTTTTGACGCATTTAGGAATTCCACAGATGCACAAAGAACATACAGAGAAATAATGTTTTTACAATCATTAAAAAAGTGCCAAAATATTGTTGAATTAAAAGAGGTTCTTCCAGCAAATAATAATCGCGATGTTTATTTGGTTTTTGAATACATGGAAACCGATTTACATGCTGTAATAAGGTCAAATATCTTAGAGGATGTACACAAGAGATATATTTTGTACCAGATTATAAAGGCTATCCATTATATTCACTCAGGTGAATTGCTTCATCGTGATTTGAAGCCATCAAACATTCTTTTAAGTTCAAAATGTCATGTTAAGTTGGCGGATTTTGGACTTGCTAGAAGTGTAGCCCATGATGAAGAAACAGATTCTGCACCAGTTATGACAGATTACGTAGCAACAAGATGGTACAGAGCTCCAGAAATTTTGGTGGGTAGcacaaaatatacaaagGGAGTTGATATGTGGGCTATTGGATGTATATTTGCTGAGATGTTGATTAATAGACCGCTATTCCCTGGATCTTCAACTATAAACCAACTTTCTAAGGTGGTTGCATTTACGGGAATCCCATCAAGTGATGATTTAGATGCTTTAGGGTCAccttttgcaaaaatgatGGTATATTCAATCAACAATATTACAAGAAAACCTCTGCATGAATATTTCCCCATGGTTACCCAAGAAGCGTTGGATTTGTTGACTAAGTTGCTACAATTTAATCCAAAAAAACGCATTTCAACTATAGACGCATTAaatcatccatatttatcACAATTCCACAAGTCTAACAAACATTTGCCAATATTATATAAGGCTATTACTATACCCATCTGTGATAATATCAGGTATGATCTTACAAATTACAGGCGTttgatttataaatttatcgATGAAAACAAGAATGAAAGTTCACACGGAAGGAATAATGATGATTCTAATAATGATTCTACACCTACatttggatataaaaatgtaCCAGTAAACGGTTTTAACTCTGTACCTACAGGCACTTCTGGTAGCACAAAGGATGAAGGATCTACTGCTAACAAAACACACAAGAACTTTATAAGGAATAGATTCGTGGATTGGGTCGGTAGGAATATAATCCATCGCGATAGTAAACTTCCAAACAAAGGTATATTAAATGGACCCacttttgataaaaatggtcGCTTCGTTAGCATATGCAGCAATAGCAGTATGGAAGATGAACATAGCGTAAATCGCACTGAGAAGCCTTATAACAAGGAGCCGATACATCTACATCCTCCAAGATTGGAGTATGGCAGAGTTATTCCAGGAAACTATCATGTTTCCCAGCGGGAAGGAAGTTGTTATAATAAAGATACCAGTGTTGACAACCCATTAAATGGGAAAGGCACGAAGCAAGTTGCTAGACTAAGACCCATAAACGAAATTTCTCGTTGGCCAAGCGTTGTTAATCGTAGACATCATTATAACATGGACCAAAGATTTGACAAACAAATGACATTTGGATCATCATCAATACCGATGCAAAATACTTTGCAACCGACGAGTAGTATTCACGATACAcattgcaaatttgtaacAAAGCCAGGTGAGGCACACGCAGGAAACCACAGTCCGATGCTCAATATtttctactactaaaacATCGCACATATTAGACGTTAATATTTAAGAGTTTTACGTTTCATAATTTTGTATCAATGCCATGGCCATCGGCATGGGGATCGGCACATTTTGATTTCTGCCAGTATATTCCCACGGTAGTGTTTTTATAGGATTCCAATCTTTAATTTTCATAAAGATGGTTGGTATGACTAGGGGTAGCTTAAGATTTTTTAATTACTCCTCCTCTTTTCAGAACAATATCGCCTTTCATAaaaatttttcaaaggaTGGCAACCAGAACCTATTTCATATAACAAAAAGGTTTTTGAATGTTACAGAATATCATGGTATGAACATACTAAAGAGGCATGGTGTCAAGGTCCCACTGAATATGCTAGCTAAGTCCTCTGAGGAGGCAGAGGAGATTTCCCGCAAAATTCTCGATTCTTCTGATTCTAAAAAGTTAATCATTAAGGCCCAGGTGCTAGCTGGTGGTAGGGGGAAAggaacatttttaaatacatCCTTCAGCGGTGTAGAGGTTGCAACCTCACCAAGCGAGGTGAAGACTTTTGCAAAGGGCATGATTGGAAACGTGCTGAAAACTAAGCAGACCACTTCTGGTGGAATATTGTGTAACGAGGTCCTCGTTGCAGAGAAATTAGACTTGGTAAAAGAGCGCTATTTAGCTTTTATGTTAGATCGTCAGTCTGGTGGTATCCTAGCCATCGCTACAAAGCACGGTGGAGGCAATGTCGAGGAAATAGCGGAGAAGGACCCAAGTGCAGTATTAAAGTGGCCCATATGTCCATTGACTGGAATAACTGCTGATGACATTGACAAGATTGTGAAGCATTTGGACTTTTCCAGCAAGTTGGATGCACAGGCTAAGGAGATCGTTTCTAACTTATTCAAGGCTTTTGTGAAATCTGATGCCTTGCTGTTGGAGATAAATCCCATAGCTGAGACCAGTGATGAGAAGATATTAGCTTGCGATTCCAAGGTGACCGTTGATGACAATGCAAAGTATAGACAAACTGAGATTTTTGAGAAATCCCCGGCAAATCTCACTCATGAAGAGGCTGAGGCTGATAAAGTTGGATTAAACTACATTTCTTTGGATGGAAACGTTGCTTGTATAGTTAATGGTGCTGGGTTGGCCATGGCTACATTGGATTTAATTCAATATCATGGAGGTGCTCCCGCTAACTTTTTGGATGTTGGTGGAAATTCAACTGGTGCAATGCTTTCTAAGGCTCTTGATATTGTTAACAATGATCCAAATGCCAAGGTTTTGTTGGTAAATATTGTCGGAGGAATTGTTCATTGTGATAAATTTGCCACATCTTTTATTGAGGCAAGCAAACGCTTGGAGAAGCAGCTTCCTGTAGTCATACGTTTGCAGGGTACTAGAGCTGATATTGCTAAAAGGCTTCTCAACGAATCTAATATACCACACTTGTTTTGCTTAGATTTTGATTCTGCAGCTAAATCCGCTGTTGAAATTGCGAAATCTGCATAACAAGGCGTATCATAACAATTTATTGTACAATTTATACTTGATTACTTTTCGGTAGAATTGACATCATCTGATCTATGGCCTGAGAATGTGTTATAAATCATACTTTTAGTAACCTGAACGATGTTATTGTCAGATTCCATCCGCGCCTTGCTTGTGACCTTCAGAGCTTGTTTAATATTTTCGAGCTCCTCTGCTACGTGTTCATCGAATATCTGACTTTCATTTTCCAGAATTCTATAGTCCGTGTGTTATGCATTCGTATACATACTCCTTAAAATTGTCTAGTTCATTTTGGATGTCTTTGGTTCCCTCTGTTCCGATAAGCATGTAGTCATGGACCTGTATTTACGAGTGACTCATATTACGGGTTACCTTGGATTTGATTGAGTGTTCCAAGTAGGATAGTTTGTCTGTCAGAGACGAATCTTTGTCTTGTTTTATGGCAATATCTGTGTAAATATTGCGGCTAAGTTCATTAATATCGTTTTCTATCATTTGAATATCATACTGAACAAAAAGTATATATCAAATTTAGGCATACTGATTTCGTTAGTTTTTGATCCATGTCGCTTACAGAGGATTCTAATGAGGCACATTTTGTTATAAGAACCTCTAGTTTCTCCTAAATGCAGAATGTGTATGAATTTGATTGGATAGGCTTACGGCAACCGTGTGAACGCGTTTGTTCAATCTATTCTGCAATTCGTTTAACATGTTATTTGCGGTATTTTCTGTTATTTGCTGAAGTTGTTGCCTTGAACTCAAGCGTTCTTGTGTTTCTGATTTGAGTTGCTCATTTAGTCTTGATAGTTTTTCATGAATAGCCTGTAGATCATCGTCTCAGATATTTGTAAAGATATTAAACCTGaaattttccatcttcttcttgcTTCTGCCGAATCCTTTCATTCAGTattacattttcaaaatcaCTAAGTTTATTGTGAATACTGGCTATCGAGGGCTTAGGCTCATTATCATACATGATTGACAACATTTATAGATAATACATCCCCTACATATAATAAGGTAATGACGTCCTTTCGGGAAATTGTTTCATAAGTGTGTAGACATGGGTAGGTCACCTCCGGTTTGAGATATTCATCACAAACATACTAAAGATTACACGAAAGGATTACACCCGAGTAAAAATTTCTGGAATTACGCATAGTGCAAACGCGATAAAGAACCTGAAGATAAGCACTCAGTAAAGGCATGGCGGGCATTAACCGCAGCTGCAACAAAAATTCTTTCAATCGAACAAGTGGACAGAAAGGGCGGAAATTTACAGCTATTAGTAATTTTCAGTGTCAATACGTCAATTGATGACGTGCTCTGTAGGGACAAACGAGAAGACAGGCTTTGCAGAACATGCTGGAGTAAGACAAGGCGTTTTGTACAAACCCTAGAAAAAGATTGGAATTTATGCACAAAATTGTACAAAGTAATTGTATAGACCTGAGAATAGTCAAAAAGTGGAGTCACAAGCTCAATGAACGAATCGACGTTGGTACCATTGCGCAGTATCAAACTACCAGTTTAATTGATAATTATATCCACGAATCGAACAATAGCAGCGACAACACTGCGCTAAACTCAATACAAATGAGGGTACGCGGTCCGATCAGTTGGTCCTCATGAATCCCCACGGTCCACAGCACAATGTAAAGTGAACCGCTCACCCTTTGCGCGACTTTCTTCagataaatatttttaaaattgttttttatattttatatcaaGTATAATAGTTATAGGTGAGTTTAATACCCGTTATGTCATTGCCTTAGTTCTCTATTCACCTTCTACAACGTGTACTCCACTATTCACAATGTATAAACCAATAAAACAGCATTTTCAGATTAATATGCCACTATTTACAAAGTTCGTTGAGCCAGGCCGCCTATGTTTGATCACATATGGCCCAGAAGCTGGAAAGGTAAGTTTTACATTGTTCATCATGTCATATCCATCAGCTTTGCTTTGTCGTCGATATTGTGAATGCTTCCAGAATTTTGGTTGATGGTGGAAACGTCACCGGCGTTGAGAGACAGCAAATTCCAAAGACATGGCTCAAGTTGACCGATGTCAAGATTGATCTTCAGAGAGGCTCAAAAACCGGCACCTTACATAAGGCTGCCACTGCACAAGATGCTCTTGGCCTTTTCCAGAAGACAGCTTTGGGCAAGAAGTTGCATTTAGCcgagaagaagaagagtCTCACTGACTTTGAGCGCTTCAAGTTGTCCTTTGCCAAGAAGGAAAGGAGAGCACTAGTCAAGGCCTAAttcatttttcaaaggTTCAGTCTTGGTAATTTACTGATTAACAATTTATTGTTATCTTTTGTGAATACTCATAGATGGTTAGTAGTTATGCGATGTTCCGAGTTTTTAGTGCTTAGAGATTATCGATCTCGCCAAATATCATTACATTAGTCCCAGAAACAGTAGATACGACCTTTTCGAGTTTATGTTTTATACTTATGGCGTTATTTTTTACAGTTTCGAGCTCCTGTTTTATGAGTGAAAGCTGAATAGGAATTAATTGTGTCAACAGAAACAAACCGATGTATCTAATGACTTTATTTTGTATTGAAATGCAGATTGCTTCGCGAGTTCATTCATACATTGCGTCCACAGTACCATTTCATGCTGCACAGCACTAAAAGAGGTATTAAGAACGTAGATTAACGCATACTCTGTAAGTTTTTGTTGACTTTTAATAATGTTTTGcatatttatcatttctTTGCTGGTGAGTAATTGAATTGTTTCGGTTAGTTTTGATATGTACAATTCGCACTAAATGTTAAATTTGGGATCTACTTACTCACCTCAGACAATGATAGTTTTTTTTTTGTATCATCCAAGTCGGATATTAAATTGTAATTAGGTAAAGAGTATGATCGTTTCAACTCATCTGCTCTTACCAAcaagaatattttcatctcaTACAAGTCGCTCAGAAGCAATTTACGGCACAATGAACTCcccaaaaatgttttgaagatgaagttGTAGTCTTCTTCACTAATTCCAACATTATTGCCTAAACTATTACCATAGCtttcatttaaaattgttatGCCATCTGAAGTTGTGGAATGATTCCGAGTGGCTGCATCTGAAAAACAGTTGATGGATATATCTCTTGTACATACCAGATTCAGTCGAAAGCTTTTCTATGGACTTATTGAGTGAAGAGGCCAAGGCGAATGATTCCAATCCATGTTCTGAtgcaaatttaaaatattttgtagaatcttcGACGGAGTAGACATCGGAGGTTCTCTGAAAAGCGACGAAGGCACTTACTATATCGATCAAGGAAGGATATAATGATTTTATCAGCGAACTGCTAGTATTGTACGATTCCTTAATAAATTTTATGGCATTGGATTTAATTTTGTCTTGTAATTTAAAATACAACAAAGACTGATTTTCTTCCTTAAATGGATAGTCAGACAGTTCAATATCAAATCTCTTTAGTTTATTTTCCAATTCAGATGTCATATTCTTCAATTTACGTGCTGATTCTGTTTCCTTAAATTTGCAGTCGGCAACCTGTATCAGATAAAAGCGCAGATTATGAACAAACCTCACTGTTGACTCTTGCAATTGATTTTCGCAAATGAGGAGCATAATATGTTGCATATTTATGCAACAGCTGATGATATGAAACAATATGTAAATTATGGCGATGGAAGttcttcaaaattttgCTTATATTGTACATTGGTTCGTATGTGTATTGCCCTAGTAAGTTTGTCTTTTTACCCTCATCAGTCTATGTATTAGATAAGACAAGCCTATATTGCTTACctcctttaaaatttcGAAAGCTTTGCTGATAGGATCATACCATTCGGTATACTCATTCTCTATGTCCACAAAGATTGATTCAATAGACGAAGGGATCGAATTATTGCCTGAAAAGTAGCTCTTACAGTATTTTTCCAGATCTGTTTCATGATGTATAAGGATTCTTGACAAACGAACTCAATAGTTTAATGGCGTAGTCATTTGGAAGTTCCCCTCTGGCAACCACCCAGTTAAGTAGATGGTTATAAGCAATTTCTACGTTTGACATACTCACAAAGTAATAGAACTGGCCTATGAAGCAACACTACACCACAGGACAGGAAGCCGCGGACCATACTACACATAACTCTGATGAAAGTGTATAAAACTATAATTTagattgtatttttaatctcCAAAGACTATTGAGCGTATGTGTGATGGGATTATCAAGAAACATGTGCCTACTGCAACCAGAACACACATGAAATAGAGTCCGTTTATGTTGGTTCTTTCCTTTAGCGCCAAAGATATATCTTCTTTCCCCTTTTCTGTTTGGAGTTAATTTGAATTACAAATAACGTACCGATTTGTTCAGCGGACAATAAAATTTGGTGTTCCAAACTGCTTATATTATCACCTCTCTTTTTGATAATCATATTCAACTCTGAGTACAGTTCACTGAGGTCTCTAGCATTCTTCTCAATTGCCATAATGTCCTTGGCCCTTGTGTCGATCTCGCTTATTATGTTGCTTGCCTATTAGGTGTCTATTTGAAATATTACTACACTTACATTTTCCGTAGCTTTAGAAGCTGTATTCAAAGTTTCAGCTTGGTGAAGTGTCCTCTTCGCACTAGCAGTGTATTCCTTAATTACTGAGTGATACGTGTCTATCAGTgtctttatcttctttacaGAAGCATCTTGTAAATTGAACCTTGCCCTCAAGTCAGAGTAACTAAATCGCAACGCTTCACGGTGAACCATTACATAATGATTGTCGTGATTAAGCTTTGCTAGTTGTTCTTGTATGTCTTTAATGCGTGCACAGCAATTCGCAGAAACACCATTAAATCGTTTGTGCAGCTCACTGATGTTTGTCGTACTTTTACGATTTCTAATATAGTATTTAAATAGTGCAAGAGTCTGGATAAGCTTTGAGAATTCCTCAATGTCGTTATTTAACCTAGAGATGATGCCTAGATAATGTTCCATACTGTCTTTGTTCTGCAAAATAATGGTTGAAAACGCTTATAACATACATCTGATAGGGCGTATCCATGTAGTAATGGTGTCTGATCGTCCATCTTGGTAGTATGATAATCGTAAATGGAATTATACAATCCATCTGAGCCCAAAGAATGCTCATTCACGGGCCGAGTGTCATTTGAAATAGAGGACATTGTGGATATACTTCCTTCCTTGTCATAAATATTGTTAGATTCTACGGCTGTATCGCCAAAATCTAGTGACCAGGAAGAATCCTCGTAATATGGCATTTGGACTAAATTCGTACAAATCAGGATATAACTTGCGTACTAAGCCTAACAAATGACCATATAATCACTAGTTCTTGATTTATATCATAGAATGCCGAGTTACTGCGTATTAAACACTGATATATGTCACTGAGGTGAGATTCTATGGATCAATGAAGACCTAAGCGATTTGCAAGCAAAAAGGACGAAGAATCCTATACTACTATACAGTACTAATAGATTAATAACAAATTTGTGGATACTTCAATTCGATTAGAGAGTAGTCGCGGTTGTTCGTCGACCAGAGTGTAGGTGGGGATAAGCGATCTCTCAGACAGTGTGCAAGTTCTTTTAGGGGTCTATAGAGGAAATTGCATATATTATCCTACAAGAAGATTCAAATACAGGGTAAAACTTTGGATTCCTTTTGACGGTTCCTCCTTAAGAAGAATGGTTCCCTCGGTATACACAATTGCTCCTATTATCTCAACTACTTATCTATCTACAATAGCTTTAgtataaagaatgataattttATACCTATAAAACATAGAAAATATATATTATAGTATGGAAAAGCCAACAGCATTGAACCGTACGCGCCTAGTGCACCCAGTATCGCATTGATACGCGTAATACGAGAAAGTAGATCCAAATCCAACAAAAAAAACTGTTTGAGGTCATGATACACGTAAACCAGTTAAATAGCAAGGGTGACTGCCGCGTATATGGGTATAAGCTCAGTTTTAATCAATGTTGTATCCTATATTAGGACATGAATAAGCCAAACCGTTTTTTCAAGGCAATTCTATGTTTAGAATACTTATCTTCAGGTGAAAATCTAGCAGGGTGTGCCGTAACACAAAATTCACCATTTGGCCCCTTGTTCTGCAAAATTTTGTGATATATAAACGTTATGTACGAACCTTCATGGTATATACACGCTTGCAATCAGAGTCTAGGTAATATTTGAGGTACATTGTTGACTATTTAGGTTAATCTACTGCGATTCTATACGTTTATGCGATTATGGCGACAATAACCGATTATTACGCCGTATGATTCTAATAAAAGTAAATTTGGATGATACACTGAATTAAATAATCCTGATATTTGTTAGCATGATTATTATAGTGCGAATTCATCTACTTTAATTCCTCTATACCTGAGTACAGGCACTATACGGGGATTTCAATGTATTAATTTACTTGGTTCACTAAATAAGTCTTAGAAATGGGAGGGGATGGTGGAAGTATACCAAGTCGCGTTGATTTGGTGCGTACTTCTGGCTATAAATTTACCAGGAACATCGGTGGTATGGGCTATTTGCCAAACACACAGAGTAGAGTCACAAATGAACACTTGACTAGTAATAAGATTAAAGAACTCAGATGGTCAATTTGTGCGTTATCTCAGGTTAGtacattttcttcctccaatGTATAACACAGGAACCACTGTCAATACCTATTGTAGCCTGTAAACTAGGACTCTTGTATAATAAGAAGTCCGTTATAGAgtatattttatcaaaaaaACCCAAATCATCGTTTGAGCATATAAAAGGTCTAAAGGATGTAAAGGATGTCAAATTCATTGTTCGTTACCTATAATATTCTTGTAGATAAATAATATGTAGATATCTAAGGACAACGGCAGGTTTATTTGTCCGATTTTACGCAGCGAATTTTCCGGTTCTAATCGTGGTGTATTTATACGGAAGTGTGGATGTTGTATATCTGAAAAGGCTTTTAAGCAATTTCTCAAAGATTCAAACACAGAGGTTGGTTTTAAACCTTGTATTCTTTATATACATATTTAGGAGAATGGTTGTCCGAATTGTGGCAGTATTTTTAGATATAACAAGGCCTTAAGCCAAGATCAACCTCAAAATACAATTCTTGATTCTGATATTGTTCTACTTGTACCGGATTTGAATGAAGAGAGTTTATTGAGGGCGAACCTTTTATCGCAGTCCAAAGCCTCTAAGTCATAAGCACTTTGCACTCTCGCTGAAGTGATTTGCAAATTTGATGGAACGATAGTTGGAGCGCCAAAAACATGTTAACCATCCCAAGAGTTGCTTACACTTGTAAGTTATGATAAATATCGTGcaatttggattttaaGGAGGAAGCCAATGTGTAATAATGTATATAAACTACTCTATTCGGGGTTGAACATCGCACAGATTGCATTAGATTCTTCATTGAAGAACTgaaatatttgtattttaaaacCTTTAATGAATCCTTTGTTTAAAGGTGATGTCAACTAATTCTTCAGTTACTGATTGTGTGTTACGTGTATGGTGTCTTGCAATTATTCTTTGTCTACGTATTTAAGTTTTTAACTTCATTCGTTGAATGAAAATTGTAGTGATAATAACCAGTAACTCAGATTTTGTCTTAATATCTCTTTATATCCTACAAAAGGTCTGATATTTGACGAACTCAAATAGATAATGGTACACACGAGGCAATAGAATCCAACAATGCTGAGAATCTTGAAATGTGCACCAGTAATTTTGGGATTTTGCGGCGAATGCCGTGGATGCGTTACTCGTTCGACTTCAAATCAAAAATAACAAATAAAAGAACCTCTAAATTTGGGATATCGGCTGACGACATCGGCCATAAAAGTTTGGACACGTTAGACACATCAAAATTGTTAACTATACTTGGAAAATTGACGGAAGATGATTCTTCTATGGAATCTGCCGACTGGAATCTACTTTATGGAACATTCTATAATAAACTTAAGAAAGATACAAAAGAGCGTGATTTACGTTGGTCTATCGTCCATACTGTAAAGTTTCTTCAAAATGCAG encodes the following:
- a CDS encoding 60S ribosomal protein L14, putative (encoded by transcript BEWA_037860A), coding for MYKPIKQHFQINMPLFTKFVEPGRLCLITYGPEAGKLCFVVDIVNASRILVDGGNVTGVERQQIPKTWLKLTDVKIDLQRGSKTGTLHKAATAQDALGLFQKTALGKKLHLAEKKKSLTDFERFKLSFAKKERRALVKA
- a CDS encoding succinyl-CoA synthetase beta chain, putative (encoded by transcript BEWA_037840A) codes for the protein MVGMTRGSLRFFNYSSSFQNNIAFHKNFSKDGNQNLFHITKRFLNVTEYHGMNILKRHGVKVPLNMLAKSSEEAEEISRKILDSSDSKKLIIKAQVLAGGRGKGTFLNTSFSGVEVATSPSEVKTFAKGMIGNVLKTKQTTSGGILCNEVLVAEKLDLVKERYLAFMLDRQSGGILAIATKHGGGNVEEIAEKDPSAVLKWPICPLTGITADDIDKIVKHLDFSSKLDAQAKEIVSNLFKAFVKSDALLLEINPIAETSDEKILACDSKVTVDDNAKYRQTEIFEKSPANLTHEEAEADKVGLNYISLDGNVACIVNGAGLAMATLDLIQYHGGAPANFLDVGGNSTGAMLSKALDIVNNDPNAKVLLVNIVGGIVHCDKFATSFIEASKRLEKQLPVVIRLQGTRADIAKRLLNESNIPHLFCLDFDSAAKSAVEIAKSA
- a CDS encoding conserved hypothetical protein (encoded by transcript BEWA_037900A) produces the protein MGGDGGSIPSRVDLVRTSGYKFTRNIGGMGYLPNTQSRVTNEHLTSNKIKELRWSICALSQEPLSIPIVACKLGLLYNKKSVIEYILSKKPKSSFEHIKGLKDVKDVKFIISKDNGRFICPILRSEFSGSNRGVFIRKCGCCISEKAFKQFLKDSNTEENGCPNCGSIFRYNKALSQDQPQNTILDSDIVLLVPDLNEESLLRANLLSQSKASKS
- a CDS encoding conserved hypothetical protein (encoded by transcript BEWA_037870A); this encodes MSNVEIAYNHLLNWVVARGELPNDYAIKLLNLEKYCKSYFSGNNSIPSSIESIFVDIENEYTEWYDPISKAFEILKETDEGKKTNLLGQYTYEPMYNISKILKNFHRHNLHIVSYHQLLHKYATYYAPHLRKSIARVNSEVADCKFKETESARKLKNMTSELENKLKRFDIELSDYPFKEENQSLLYFKLQDKIKSNAIKFIKESYNTSSSLIKSLYPSLIDIVSAFVAFQRTSDVYSVEDSTKYFKFASEHGLESFALASSLNKSIEKLSTESDAATRNHSTTSDGITILNESYGNSLGNNVGISEEDYNFIFKTFLGSSLCRKLLLSDLYEMKIFLLVRADELKRSYSLPNYNLISDLDDTKKKLSLSECELYISKLTETIQLLTSKEMINMQNIIKSQQKLTDAVQHEMVLWTQCMNELAKQSAFQYKIKSLDTSLSLIKQELETVKNNAISIKHKLEKVVSTVSGTNVMIFGEIDNL
- a CDS encoding conserved hypothetical protein (encoded by transcript BEWA_037880A), which produces MPYYEDSSWSLDFGDTAVESNNIYDKEGSISTMSSISNDTRPVNEHSLGSDGLYNSIYDYHTTKMDDQTPLLHGYALSDNKDSMEHYLGIISRLNNDIEEFSKLIQTLALFKYYIRNRKSTTNISELHKRFNGVSANCCARIKDIQEQLAKLNHDNHYVMVHREALRFSYSDLRARFNLQDASVKKIKTLIDTYHSVIKEYTASAKRTLHQAETLNTASKATENASNIISEIDTRAKDIMAIEKNARDLSELYSELNMIIKKRGDNISSLEHQILLSAEQIEKGKEDISLALKERTNINGLYFMCVLVAVGTCFLIIPSHIRSIVFGD
- a CDS encoding protein kinase domain containing protein (encoded by transcript BEWA_037830A), with product MNDHIDDHVLAKFKILQKLGKGAYGIVWKAVDLRTNEVIALKKIFDAFRNSTDAQRTYREIMFLQSLKKCQNIVELKEVLPANNNRDVYLVFEYMETDLHAVIRSNILEDVHKRYILYQIIKAIHYIHSGELLHRDLKPSNILLSSKCHVKLADFGLARSVAHDEETDSAPVMTDYVATRWYRAPEILVGSTKYTKGVDMWAIGCIFAEMLINRPLFPGSSTINQLSKVVAFTGIPSSDDLDALGSPFAKMMVYSINNITRKPLHEYFPMVTQEALDLLTKLLQFNPKKRISTIDALNHPYLSQFHKSNKHLPILYKAITIPICDNIRYDLTNYRRLIYKFIDENKNESSHGRNNDDSNNDSTPTFGYKNVPVNGFNSVPTGTSGSTKDEGSTANKTHKNFIRNRFVDWVGRNIIHRDSKLPNKGILNGPTFDKNGRFVSICSNSSMEDEHSVNRTEKPYNKEPIHLHPPRLEYGRVIPGNYHVSQREGSCYNKDTSVDNPLNGKGTKQVARLRPINEISRWPSVVNRRHHYNMDQRFDKQMTFGSSSIPMQNTLQPTSSIHDTHCKFVTKPGEAHAGNHSPMLNIFYY
- a CDS encoding conserved hypothetical protein (encoded by transcript BEWA_037850A), which gives rise to MLSIMYDNEPKPSIASIHNKLSDFENVILNERIRQKQEEDGKFQAIHEKLSRLNEQLKSETQERLSSRQQLQQITENTANNMLNELQNRLNKRVHTVAEKLEVLITKCASLESSVSDMDQKLTKSYDIQMIENDINELSRNIYTDIAIKQDKDSSLTDKLSYLEHSIKSKVHDYMLIGTEGTKDIQNELDNFKEILENESQIFDEHVAEELENIKQALKVTSKARMESDNNIVQVTKSMIYNTFSGHRSDDVNSTEK
- a CDS encoding ribosome biogenesis protein nop10, putative (encoded by transcript BEWA_037890A) produces the protein MYLKYYLDSDCKRVYTMKNKGPNGEFCVTAHPARFSPEDKYSKHRIALKKRFGLFMS